A genome region from Setaria italica strain Yugu1 chromosome III, Setaria_italica_v2.0, whole genome shotgun sequence includes the following:
- the LOC101753365 gene encoding uncharacterized protein LOC101753365 isoform X2 has translation MSTVTDQKKRTLEALKQQYTAAKAKKLQDEQLKSHKRNNFDAPKPKFDTPRKGKAPEVTPRQTSALPSSHKGVAFSSCSRQQKSSASSGEEINPVYAELSCSLHDNLLQDGISDFDSTEVVHSVIYDIIQKGGDSGKITKGAKKLKMEKGILLDNYVQRGPRLVDAQARSLLIHSKRSKQHMSLKQHKKCGSFDLDGTFHKYDLYKPMHEMWKTYIRELTKITPKKQLSENLLSADLHGALLIVAECKAASYQGVSGIMIRDTAETFGIISQDNHFRVVPKAGSVFILQADCWKVTLIGDKLSPKEKLKEDQRQQRAQSLIR, from the exons ATGTCAACTGTCACTGATCAGAAGAAGCGCACATTAGAAGCCCTTAAGCAACAGTATACTGCTGCAAAAGCCAAGAAATTACAAGATGAACAGCTTAAGAGCCATAAGAGGAACAATTTTGATGCCCCGAAGCCTAAATTTGATACGCCAAGGAAAGGCAAAGCTCCAGAAGTCACTCCTCGTCAAACATCTGCCCTGCCCTCGTCTCATAAAG GTGTAGCATTTTCCAGCTGCAGTCGTCAACAAAAATCTTCTGCATCCTCAG GTGAAGAAATCAACCCTGTGTATGCTGAACTTTCATGTTCCCTTCATGACAATTTGCTCCAAGATGGCATTTCG GATTTTGATAGCACAGAGGTTGTTCACAGTGTTATATATGACATAATTCAGAAAGGTGGAGATTCTGGGAAAATTACCAAGGGAGCCAAAAAGTTAAAGATGGAAAAGGGGATCCTTTTGGATAACTATGTTCAGAGGGGTCCTAGACTAGTGGATGCCCAAGCAAGATCTTTGTTGATTCACTCAAAGCGATCAAAACAGCACATGTCTTTGAAGCAACATAAGAAATGTGGTTCATTTGATTTAGATGGTACATTCCACAA GTATGACCTCTATAAGCCAATGCATGAGATGTGGAAGACATATATCAGAGAGCTTACAAAAATTACCCC GAAAAAGCAATTGTCCGAAAACCTCCTTTCTGCAGATCTTCACGGGGCCCTTCTAATAG TGGCAGAATGCAAAGCTGCTTCATATCAAGGTGTAAGTGGCATCATGATTCGGGATACTGCAGAGACTTTTGGAATTATATCACAGGACAATCATTTCCGAG TCGTACCAAAAGCTGGTTCGGTTTTCATCCTCCAAGCGGACTGCTGGAAGGTCACACTGATCGGCGACAAGCTTTCGCCCAAAGAAAAGTTGAAGGAGGACCAGCGCCAGCAGCGCGCACAATCGCTGATCAGATAG
- the LOC101753365 gene encoding uncharacterized protein LOC101753365 isoform X1 has protein sequence MSTVTDQKKRTLEALKQQYTAAKAKKLQDEQLKSHKRNNFDAPKPKFDTPRKGKAPEVTPRQTSALPSSHKGVAFSSCSRQQKSSASSGEEINPVYAELSCSLHDNLLQDGISDFDSTEVVHSVIYDIIQKGGDSGKITKGAKKLKMEKGILLDNYVQRGPRLVDAQARSLLIHSKRSKQHMSLKQHKKCGSFDLDGTFHKYDLYKPMHEMWKTYIRELTKITPKKQLSENLLSADLHGALLIVAECKAASYQGVSGIMIRDTAETFGIISQDNHFRELLSGLFRTCSRTKSWFGFHPPSGLLEGHTDRRQAFAQRKVEGGPAPAARTIADQIVSNLVTDAPKNFASRRNM, from the exons ATGTCAACTGTCACTGATCAGAAGAAGCGCACATTAGAAGCCCTTAAGCAACAGTATACTGCTGCAAAAGCCAAGAAATTACAAGATGAACAGCTTAAGAGCCATAAGAGGAACAATTTTGATGCCCCGAAGCCTAAATTTGATACGCCAAGGAAAGGCAAAGCTCCAGAAGTCACTCCTCGTCAAACATCTGCCCTGCCCTCGTCTCATAAAG GTGTAGCATTTTCCAGCTGCAGTCGTCAACAAAAATCTTCTGCATCCTCAG GTGAAGAAATCAACCCTGTGTATGCTGAACTTTCATGTTCCCTTCATGACAATTTGCTCCAAGATGGCATTTCG GATTTTGATAGCACAGAGGTTGTTCACAGTGTTATATATGACATAATTCAGAAAGGTGGAGATTCTGGGAAAATTACCAAGGGAGCCAAAAAGTTAAAGATGGAAAAGGGGATCCTTTTGGATAACTATGTTCAGAGGGGTCCTAGACTAGTGGATGCCCAAGCAAGATCTTTGTTGATTCACTCAAAGCGATCAAAACAGCACATGTCTTTGAAGCAACATAAGAAATGTGGTTCATTTGATTTAGATGGTACATTCCACAA GTATGACCTCTATAAGCCAATGCATGAGATGTGGAAGACATATATCAGAGAGCTTACAAAAATTACCCC GAAAAAGCAATTGTCCGAAAACCTCCTTTCTGCAGATCTTCACGGGGCCCTTCTAATAG TGGCAGAATGCAAAGCTGCTTCATATCAAGGTGTAAGTGGCATCATGATTCGGGATACTGCAGAGACTTTTGGAATTATATCACAGGACAATCATTTCCGAG AGCTTCTAAGTGGCTTATTTCGAACCTGCAGTCGTACCAAAAGCTGGTTCGGTTTTCATCCTCCAAGCGGACTGCTGGAAGGTCACACTGATCGGCGACAAGCTTTCGCCCAAAGAAAAGTTGAAGGAGGACCAGCGCCAGCAGCGCGCACAATCGCTGATCAGATAGTTTCCAATCTAGTGACTGATGCTCCAAAAAATTTTGCCTCACGGAGGAACATGTAG